One part of the Xylanimonas allomyrinae genome encodes these proteins:
- a CDS encoding RNA-binding S4 domain-containing protein, with product MARMSPQAVPIRDDMIRLGQFLKLAGLADTGNEARDLVADGEVRVNGQVETRRGRQLGRGDVVSVASPQGERSAVVA from the coding sequence ATGGCACGCATGAGTCCCCAAGCGGTCCCGATCCGCGACGACATGATCCGGCTCGGCCAGTTCCTCAAGCTCGCCGGCCTCGCCGACACAGGGAACGAGGCCCGCGACCTGGTGGCCGACGGCGAGGTTCGCGTCAACGGCCAGGTCGAGACTCGTCGTGGGCGGCAGCTCGGCCGTGGGGACGTCGTGTCGGTCGCGAGCCCCCAGGGCGAGCGCAGCGCCGTCGTCGCGTAG